The Pieris napi chromosome 11, ilPieNapi1.2, whole genome shotgun sequence DNA segment aaaaatcatgcaataatatatgaaagTCTTGAAGAGACTTAAAGAGCCCCCTTAAATGGGGCATGAAACAAACATGTTTCCTTCGTTacttattttgacatttgtgATCTAAAATCTTCAATTTTTCTTCCAACCTTCAATTGGGAATTCACCTAACCTACTTAACTAGACTACAAAGGTCAAGATAACATTTAGGTGGGTTGTAGGTATCCAGTACGTCGTAAGAGTGAGTACTTACTTCAAAAGGTAAAATAACTACAAGAGAGTCAATTCTGTCATCGGCGCCAAATTTGAAAGACTGTCGCATCCGCATAAATGGTACTGTCACAGTTTGGcgatttttcaaataaaatgttcGAGGCTGCGTGGCTTCTGGCTTGAATTTTGTCTCCCAAAGCCCCTTGAAGTAAACTACGTTTACAAGTACAAGTTGAGTGGTTGGATTGAAAAtttctgaaaataatttttaccatTGTCTACAAAAATATCTAACGTTATTTAATATAGGTACGTGTTCTTAGAAATTTTGTTGTGTTGTATCTTAGTTTGCTCGTTAATGCGCTTTTTAAATCGGATACAAAATTTCTTTAACTAATGAATCCTATACCTATAACTGTTTTTACTTCTTACGTTCGTAacgaattaaaatgtaaacatGCAGTAAGGTATTTGTTGCAATGTATATTGACGATATTTtgacttattaaatataacgaAATAAGAGCGATTAttgatgtatttataaaaaaatggtttttaatTGTTGAGAATAATAACCTAGTGCTTCAAGCTAAACGCAGATGagttaacatattttttcaaaagacATTCACATAAATCCTATAATAGGTTTCTTTTTAACGGAATTTCGAGTCCTTGACATTTCctctctataaaatattttaatgtgaaaattttatgttccggagatgttgtttttaaacttttgtgaatctttatatatataattcttctgtgagtgtgtatctcactgaacttctctcaaacgactggaccgattttgatgaaattttttgtgtgtgttcaaggggatctgggaatggtttagattcacaaatcagcccgcaagatggcgctgcagtcggtactatcatactttgctttactaatcgcttgaaatatcatgcaggacaacgtctgtcgggtccactagtatattataaaaaaatacacgtgTAACACTTAGCAACTGTCTTATAATTCTACGCCACCTGTAGTCGTACCTGGTGAGAGCATATCAGTGATTTTTTGGTTGGTATTATCCGCAATCCATTTGTTTATCCTATTCGCAGCATCATCGGCTCTAGCGAAGTTCATTGGAGTGACTTCGCTGCCAAAATTACGAATTGCTGTGCTTTTAAAGGCGGGATCCATGTCAAAGGAATCGGATACAACAACATTATTTGCTACGTTGAGTACGTTTCGAGAATTCCGTTTctgtaaataattagaaattacaaaaaaaatcagtggcactacaacctctttaggtcctggccacagatttctgaatctgtttcatgatcattttttttaaatctaataggcaagtaagtgatcagcctccagtgcctgacacacgttgTCGACTttttttttggtctaagactgtcggtttcctcacgatgttttccttcaccgttcgagcaaatgttaaatgcgcacatagaaagtattccattggtgcacagccggggatcgaacctacgacctcgggtatgagagtcgcacgctgaagccaccaggCCAACTCTACTATTTAGAACATACACTtggtaaattaaaaagatcatcagaaaatataaaacgatAATGGGtaattatgataaaactttGCATTTATACCATACATATAAaggaattattaatttgacgCTTCGAGACTTCTACTAAAATTTTGATTACCCTCATATCAATGGTGAGACGTCGATATATAGGTGCTGTTATCTCTGGCGCCATGCCTAATGCATCTGTGATCTGCTGTTGCGCTCCACCATTGGTTCCTTGCTGCAGCAGAGCCAAAAGCGTCGCTATCGATGTTGGAGACATCATTATGTTTCCAGATTGTAATTGTACTGCACTCTGAAATTTTATACCAGAAAATTATTAGACAACACAAAAAACGTGAAACATTTAATTTGTGGAACGTTCTTTAATTCACAGTAGAAACAAAACACAAGGCGTGGGGTAGTCATTTCTAATTCTGTTGCAACGATCTTTTCAGAGCAAACAGCTAATTTTCCATGGATATTTTGATTGAAGAGATTTTCGAATTACATACAATTCATTACTCCAAAATAATACAGCATTATACCAATTTTGGAAAATTTTCCGTTATTGGATAGCAGAATGCCAGCTCTgctactatttaatttttattggaacgaagttccttattgcgcgttgtgaaagggggctagacggaaaaaattcttacgaaaagttgtcacgacacttttgctatttgctattgtaatacaccggttctcgtccgatcaccgaagttaagcaacgtcgggcgaggtcagtacttggatgggtgaccgcctgagaacacctcgtgatggtggctttgttttttcgtcgtaagattgaaTGTaagataccaattaacatataaattaatcgtaaggaatttcgttccatccgggtgtcccttgacacctctaaagttttatgaaataattctTACCCTTAACAAAGTGACACCTAATTTTGTAACTCCGTGGCTGACATTGCTAAGTAGTTCTTTCTGTGGCTCCACATTTTGGAGAACATTTGGTTTCGAAAATCGTGACTGCAGCCCCGAAAATCCATCCTGACTTTGCAAATCATTGTAGTTATACCTCTGAACTTGTTCAGTAGGGTAGTAAATACCGTTATCATTCATACGGTTATTTGGGACGGAATAAAAATACTGTTCATTCTGCCGTCCATTGTTCGACCAGTCGTTGGCTGTCTGGCTTGCGACAAACACAAATAAAGCTTgtaaaactgaaaaaaaatatgtttataatactGACCTGGGCCTAATTATATGATAcgcaataattattgtatgaattatcaataacaaattgttttaagaatttgtgGAAATATCAGTATGAAGGTGAATACCTGTTTAGACATAATAATGGTGtgcgtaattaaataattgttatgacGTATTCCATCTGATTGATCTGTTTTTTGTATTGGTATAGACCGAGCACTGGATTCTCagacagtgatgccaactcctacataATGTTACTACGACCAACTTCGTGTACCCATAATTAATATCGATTAAAAACCCCAAAAGTTTAAAAGTacaaatatgcattaaaaatacattcaagtagtataaaataaataaatataaatgtataggattgtgcgtttttttaagatttttttttaataaagtaccACCTAAAAAAACACCTGGACATCCGTAAGTTTGGGAAGAAAACCCGAAGGTGGCATCACTGTTCTCATACTCAGTTCAGTTAATTCATTCTCCGTGTAATAGCGACAAAAAAGTCATAGTTTAACATTGATTATTGCGAGAAACTCAGGCGAAAATTACTAATGTCGGAATTTCGATTATAACACTACTCCTAAGTACTATAAAACATAGATAATGTTCAAAGAACCATTTGACGTTTAACGTGTAATTTTCTATagacaaaacaatttatatcaGATACTATTTAAAGGATTTTGTCTCTAtctatttagttaattattaggacgaaaatattttatccatGTTGTTCACGTGTTTTATGTGAGTCTTAAATACTGAATAACTTATAAACTTAGGTTAAATATAACTACAACTTACCGATTAAGAACATTTTCATATTACTACATGAACTttgtttaaacattaataatgaaattaatacaCATTCTCTTGACTAGAATTGATCGTATAAATCCACACACAACAACACCAAGCAAGAGATTGACCGTAaacaagttattatatttaacatatgtTTCAATTCATTGAATTATAAGCCTTAACATAATGGTCAtaaaggtttatttaaaaaaagttgtcataattcgtttttaatttagtGAAAACCATCTTCCTTGTGGTTTTCCCTATTGTAACTGGTTTACttgaagttattttaaatcaatgcTAGTAGCATAAGtacgtattatttttacagtttgaaaattaaaaatataattcactTGAAACTACGAATCGGTGAAgcaattatatttcttaatcgCAATAATATCAAGCATATGTATTAGTGTTAATTTGAcaaatttatgaatttataaggcataaaataaattaaaatatacttgttttgaatttgactgattgttttatttgattatgattttattagccatgctatttatttaattatctgataatttatttgcgCGCCATCTAGTGGTGGTTTTACTAAACATCACATCATTATTTCAAACGTCTGAGTCGTTTACTAACAATGTCATTAAGTCATTCAACTTgcctaaacaaatataatttagtgaCAAAGTACAACTTCACAAGTGAATTTGGCtatgtttgaaataaaacgtctcatttatataaaacttttattttatcacattcacttaataataatataacttaatttaaaattacaattaattattagattttttttttaatttctcatTTCCTGATTAATCACTTAAATGTTAATGTGGATGAGGTTGACTCTGGATTGTTACTGCTTCATAAACAGGAAACTTAGCTCGTTTTTCATATATCGCAACACATCTAGAATTCACAAATaagttttgatttataatttattacatttttaaaatgtcgGTACTCTTAATAGTGTTTCTAAAGCTTTTAATCATTTGACCAGTTTTTAACTAATAACTAGTTCTACCTTGATTTTGAACAAGTCGCTTTCTGCTTTTAAAATTAGCAAAACAAAGacttatcataaaaatattgtacgcagacctttaattattaattatcttaaaTCTATGGTAATAACCCaactaaaacaattaataatttatacatttagaactataatattaatacattaaaaatgccCTGACAATGCCCTCACCCCCTGTatgatacaaataattcaattcatTCTTCAATCTctctaaaatacttaaatcgttcttaaatagttttttggtTGCGGTAAACTCAAAATCATCAgtaaataacattttcagGGTTTCGATTTGTGCAATACAGACTTCTATTATATTGTCGTCTTTCATTATAGCAGCTTGGTAcctgtaataaaaacaaaaaaactggTGAGACATCATAATTCATAGTGAAATGAAGTGagtaatgattatttttaatttttattttttgggaaaagggatactcttctttaataaaatcccagaggctcttttatctctgcctttcaataaatttaagaaatgtattaaagaaaagctgtgtaaaaaggctctataaagttaacgattatctagttgataaaagggcacGGGACTAGTgatagacaggctacttctaattaatttgcgatatttgttttaaaataagtgatgtttgatgatttgctattttaaaagagtactgAGAGTTTTTTcgctcggcctacaccctctgtcttctttgccgatgagtagggatgcctacaaattcaaatttaatgacgtggaataagtgatacatgtatcttatgttccataatgtTACTGTAAagtaaaattcaattttagtGTCTTGAAACTTCGAGTCATTAGTATTATCTAGTTGTATGTAAAG contains these protein-coding regions:
- the LOC125053541 gene encoding serine protease inhibitor 3/4-like isoform X2 yields the protein MFKQSSCSNMKMFLIVLQALFVFVASQTANDWSNNGRQNEQYFYSVPNNRMNDNGIYYPTEQVQRYNYNDLQSQDGFSGLQSRFSKPNVLQNVEPQKELLSNVSHGVTKLGVTLLRSAVQLQSGNIMMSPTSIATLLALLQQGTNGGAQQQITDALGMAPEITAPIYRRLTIDMRKRNSRNVLNVANNVVVSDSFDMDPAFKSTAIRNFGSEVTPMNFARADDAANRINKWIADNTNQKITDMLSPEIFNPTTQLVLVNVVYFKGLWETKFKPEATQPRTFYLKNRQTVTVPFMRMRQSFKFGADDRIDSLVVILPFERYQYSLVLIMPNEGVTTEELLSKVTDDDIINYHELQPVEINIEIPKFTMKSDTNLRPVLKNMGVNNIFNSQSELAGIGVYQTYT
- the LOC125053541 gene encoding antichymotrypsin-2-like isoform X1; protein product: MFKQSSCSNMKMFLIVLQALFVFVASQTANDWSNNGRQNEQYFYSVPNNRMNDNGIYYPTEQVQRYNYNDLQSQDGFSGLQSRFSKPNVLQNVEPQKELLSNVSHGVTKLGVTLLRSAVQLQSGNIMMSPTSIATLLALLQQGTNGGAQQQITDALGMAPEITAPIYRRLTIDMRKRNSRNVLNVANNVVVSDSFDMDPAFKSTAIRNFGSEVTPMNFARADDAANRINKWIADNTNQKITDMLSPEIFNPTTQLVLVNVVYFKGLWETKFKPEATQPRTFYLKNRQTVTVPFMRMRQSFKFGADDRIDSLVVILPFERYQYSLVLIMPNEGVTTEELLSKVTDDDIINYHELQPVEINIEIPKFTMKSDTNLRPVLKNMGVNNIFDSQSELAGIGVYRTYPPQISDALHSGYLSIDEQGVTAAAASAFAAVALSFEDPLPHFKANRPFIAILWDTQFTIPLFMARVDDPSVLR